In Sphingomonas sp. G-3-2-10, a single window of DNA contains:
- a CDS encoding ABC transporter permease: MFGTTLILAIRSISRHKLRSFLTTLGIIIGVAAVVAMVTLGKATTKAAQQQVASLGTNILQIRPGQGFGRGGGGPRPPDFEEADVEAVREQVEGVTAVAPQAQTTGTAIYNGANWSTTINGTTAAFFQVQPWPLAQGRIWTTAEEQAGKGVCIIGNTVRTNLFRGGSAVGDRLRVNGISCDVIGVLSTRGQAGFGGDQDDVVIMPIKQVQRRFTGNRDIRLMLVGTDPAYDSQQVQNSISGLLRERRNITGGKQDDFNIFDTAQISATLTGVTTLLTQIVTAVAGISLVVGGIGIMNIMLVSVTERTREIGIRLAIGAVANEVLLQFLTEAVVLSCLGGLIGLLLAQGVVAGLAPVMQVEWMFDPQINLIAFLISAVIGIVFGYFPARRAASLNPIDALRHE, translated from the coding sequence ATGTTCGGCACCACCCTCATCCTCGCGATCCGCTCGATCTCGCGCCACAAGCTCCGCTCGTTCCTCACCACGCTCGGCATCATCATCGGCGTCGCGGCGGTGGTCGCGATGGTCACGCTGGGCAAGGCGACCACCAAGGCCGCGCAACAGCAGGTGGCGAGTCTCGGCACCAACATCCTCCAGATCCGCCCGGGTCAGGGCTTCGGCCGTGGCGGCGGCGGGCCGCGTCCGCCCGATTTCGAGGAAGCCGATGTCGAAGCGGTGCGCGAGCAGGTTGAAGGCGTCACGGCCGTAGCGCCGCAGGCGCAGACGACAGGCACCGCGATCTACAATGGCGCCAACTGGTCGACGACCATCAACGGCACCACCGCCGCCTTCTTCCAGGTCCAGCCCTGGCCGCTGGCGCAGGGCCGCATCTGGACGACTGCCGAGGAACAGGCCGGCAAGGGCGTGTGCATCATCGGCAATACCGTGCGCACCAACCTGTTCCGCGGCGGCAGCGCGGTCGGCGACCGGCTGCGCGTCAACGGCATTTCGTGCGACGTGATCGGCGTGCTCTCGACGCGCGGACAGGCCGGTTTCGGGGGCGATCAGGACGATGTCGTGATCATGCCGATCAAGCAGGTCCAGCGCCGCTTCACCGGCAATCGCGACATCCGCCTGATGCTGGTCGGCACCGATCCGGCCTATGACAGCCAGCAGGTCCAGAACTCGATCTCCGGCCTGCTGCGCGAACGCCGCAACATCACCGGCGGCAAGCAGGACGATTTCAACATTTTCGACACCGCCCAGATCAGCGCGACGCTGACCGGCGTGACGACCTTGCTCACCCAGATCGTGACCGCGGTGGCAGGCATCAGCCTCGTCGTCGGGGGGATCGGGATCATGAACATCATGCTCGTCTCGGTCACCGAGCGAACGCGCGAGATCGGCATCCGATTAGCGATCGGCGCGGTGGCAAACGAAGTTCTGCTGCAGTTCCTGACCGAAGCCGTGGTGCTGTCGTGCCTTGGCGGACTGATCGGGCTGCTGCTCGCTCAGGGCGTCGTGGCCGGGCTGGCGCCGGTGATGCAGGTGGAATGGATGTTCGATCCGCAGATCAACCTCATCGCCTTCCTGATCTCCGCCGTGATCGGCATCGTGTTCGGCTACTTCCCTGCCCGCCGCGCCGCGAGCCTCAACCCGATCGACGCGCTCCGCCACGAATGA
- a CDS encoding cupin domain-containing protein, translating into MSDLITAIRAALPDETLRERMRARAILHLPGALGAVRSVYSLDMLGAALARRAIPADHVSFYLANRKIDLEKVQAVSDGVLRPAALRTLALQGGTLVVRHLETADPEIHGLVCEAERWLQGPVLAGLVASFGASALPLHYDGEDLLIVQLAGAKLWHFHGDPEPACALPSESDPGTPEPPLAHAVMMRQGDLLYVPCGQRHRCVPQGDSLHLGLLIRNAPASRIFDDPLLTAPVQRFSGIESLPEAARRRSDLWAARRAHMLHLDLETPDPDAPGAFAIWNLSLPPAITNEGKLVAGRTSMTATPAILALIDNLRDGPQPAASLDRAALNALAAAGFVRIRR; encoded by the coding sequence ATGTCCGACCTGATCACCGCCATTCGCGCCGCGCTGCCGGACGAGACGCTGCGCGAACGCATGAGAGCGCGCGCGATCCTCCACCTTCCCGGAGCGCTCGGCGCGGTCCGGAGCGTATATTCGCTCGATATGCTGGGGGCTGCGCTCGCACGCCGCGCCATCCCCGCCGATCATGTCAGCTTCTATCTCGCCAACCGCAAGATCGACCTTGAAAAGGTACAGGCCGTATCGGACGGCGTGCTTCGCCCCGCGGCCCTGCGCACGCTGGCGCTGCAGGGCGGCACACTCGTGGTCCGGCACCTCGAGACCGCCGATCCGGAAATTCACGGCCTTGTCTGCGAAGCGGAGCGCTGGTTGCAGGGGCCCGTGCTGGCCGGGCTGGTCGCCTCGTTCGGCGCATCGGCGCTGCCCCTGCACTATGACGGCGAGGATCTGCTGATCGTCCAGCTGGCCGGTGCCAAGCTATGGCATTTTCATGGCGATCCCGAACCTGCGTGCGCGCTCCCGTCGGAGAGCGATCCCGGCACGCCCGAACCACCCCTCGCGCATGCGGTCATGATGCGGCAGGGCGACCTGCTCTACGTCCCCTGCGGCCAGCGGCACCGCTGCGTCCCGCAAGGCGATTCGCTGCATCTCGGCCTGCTGATCCGGAACGCGCCAGCCAGCAGGATTTTCGATGATCCGCTGCTGACCGCGCCGGTACAGCGCTTCTCCGGCATCGAGTCGCTGCCCGAAGCCGCCCGACGGCGTTCGGACCTGTGGGCCGCTCGCCGCGCCCATATGCTGCATCTCGATCTGGAGACTCCCGATCCCGATGCGCCGGGCGCCTTTGCCATATGGAATCTGTCGTTGCCGCCGGCGATCACGAATGAGGGCAAACTGGTGGCTGGGCGGACGAGCATGACCGCGACCCCCGCGATCCTCGCCCTGATCGACAATCTTCGCGATGGTCCGCAGCCCGCCGCCTCGCTGGACCGCGCCGCCTTGAACGCGCTCGCCGCCGCCGGGTTCGTCAGGATCCGCCGCTAG
- a CDS encoding nucleotidyltransferase family protein, with product MLTPEQTVLVLLAAGRSRRFNDGDKLAERFLDKPLAFHVVTALEAIPFMARVAVVSGTSLDFAGRGYRVVENPDLSLGQARSLCHGVTVAKAMGAEAVLVALADMPRVTAGHIYRMFDRADAPDIVVASSDGVQPMPPALFGKDRFDELMALEGDQGARNLVRGGRHVVTTPAELVDIDTQDDLRELRELYGIASDAEPPQAAAQS from the coding sequence ATGCTCACGCCTGAACAGACCGTCCTCGTCCTGCTGGCGGCGGGACGCTCGCGCCGGTTCAACGATGGCGACAAGCTGGCCGAGCGGTTTCTCGACAAGCCGCTGGCCTTTCATGTCGTGACCGCGCTGGAAGCCATACCGTTCATGGCGCGGGTGGCGGTGGTGTCGGGCACGAGCCTCGACTTTGCCGGGCGCGGCTATCGCGTGGTCGAAAATCCCGATCTCTCGCTGGGGCAGGCGCGGTCGCTGTGTCATGGCGTGACGGTGGCGAAGGCGATGGGCGCGGAAGCGGTGCTGGTCGCGCTGGCGGACATGCCGCGCGTCACCGCCGGGCATATCTATCGCATGTTCGATCGCGCCGATGCGCCGGACATCGTGGTCGCGTCGAGCGACGGCGTGCAGCCGATGCCGCCGGCGCTGTTCGGCAAGGACCGGTTCGACGAGCTGATGGCGCTGGAAGGCGATCAGGGCGCGCGGAATCTGGTCCGTGGCGGGCGCCATGTGGTCACGACGCCCGCCGAACTGGTCGATATCGACACGCAGGACGATCTGCGCGAGCTTCGCGAACTGTACGGCATCGCCAGCGACGCCGAACCGCCTCAGGCCGCCGCGCAGTCCTGA
- the acs gene encoding acetate--CoA ligase, producing the protein MSESVYPVPDEWARRARVNAEGYEKLHGRSIADPGSFWLEQSRRLDWVKRPELAGDWSFDEADFHINWFADGKLNVSSNCIDRHLSKLGDQTAIIWEPDEPSEEARRFTYRQLHAEVCRFANVLKAQGVKKGDRVTIYMPMIPEAAFALLACARIGAIHSVVFGGFSPEALAGRITDCDSAYCITVDEGRRAGKKVPLKANVDAAANHCTALKKVIVVKATGGNVTMQDGRDIWYHEAAAQVSADCPAEPMNAEDPLFILYTSGSTGKPKGVLHSSAGYLLWASYTHELVFDYRPGQIYWCAADIGWVTGHSYIVYGPLANGATTLMYEGVPNWPDASRIWQVADRHKVEILYTAPTALRALMREGDEFVARTSRKSLRLLGTVGEPINPEAWRWYHEIVGEGRCPIIDTWWQTETGAALIAPLPGATALKPGSATRPLPGVDPQIVDAEGNVLTGPTEGNLCIARSWPGQMRTVWGDHERFFQTYFTTYPGKYFTGDGCRRDEDGYYWITGRVDDVINVSGHRMGTAEVESALVLHAKVAEAAVVGMPHDIKGQGIYAYVTLNSGEESSEALRTELRNWVRTEIGPIATPDAIQFAPGLPKTRSGKIMRRILRKIAEGDVSSLGDTSTLADPAVVDDLVANRVG; encoded by the coding sequence ATGAGTGAGAGCGTCTATCCCGTTCCGGACGAGTGGGCACGTCGCGCCCGGGTCAATGCGGAAGGGTATGAGAAGCTCCACGGCCGCTCCATCGCGGACCCGGGTAGTTTCTGGCTTGAGCAGTCGCGCCGGTTGGATTGGGTGAAGCGTCCGGAGCTGGCGGGAGACTGGTCGTTCGACGAGGCGGATTTCCACATCAACTGGTTCGCCGACGGCAAGCTGAATGTGTCGTCGAACTGCATCGACCGGCATCTCTCGAAGCTGGGCGACCAGACGGCGATTATCTGGGAGCCGGATGAGCCTTCGGAAGAGGCGCGCCGCTTCACCTATCGCCAGTTGCATGCCGAGGTCTGCCGCTTCGCCAATGTGCTCAAGGCGCAGGGTGTGAAGAAGGGCGACCGCGTCACCATCTACATGCCGATGATCCCCGAGGCCGCGTTCGCGCTGCTGGCGTGCGCGCGGATCGGGGCGATCCATTCGGTGGTGTTCGGGGGCTTCTCGCCCGAGGCCTTGGCCGGGCGCATCACCGATTGCGACAGCGCATACTGCATCACCGTCGACGAAGGCCGCCGCGCGGGCAAGAAGGTGCCGCTCAAGGCCAATGTCGATGCGGCCGCCAATCACTGCACCGCGCTGAAGAAGGTGATCGTGGTCAAGGCGACCGGCGGCAATGTGACGATGCAGGACGGCCGCGACATCTGGTATCACGAAGCCGCGGCGCAGGTTTCGGCCGATTGCCCGGCCGAGCCGATGAACGCGGAAGACCCGCTGTTCATCCTCTACACCTCGGGTTCGACCGGGAAGCCCAAGGGCGTGCTGCACAGTTCGGCCGGCTATCTGCTTTGGGCGAGCTACACCCATGAGCTGGTGTTCGATTACCGCCCGGGCCAGATCTACTGGTGCGCGGCGGATATCGGCTGGGTCACCGGGCACAGCTATATCGTCTATGGCCCGCTCGCCAATGGCGCGACGACCTTGATGTACGAAGGCGTGCCCAACTGGCCCGACGCCAGCCGCATCTGGCAGGTGGCGGACCGCCACAAGGTCGAGATCCTCTACACCGCACCCACCGCGCTTCGCGCGCTGATGCGCGAGGGCGACGAGTTTGTCGCCAGGACTTCGCGAAAGTCGCTCAGGCTGCTCGGCACGGTCGGCGAGCCGATCAATCCGGAAGCATGGCGCTGGTATCACGAGATCGTCGGCGAAGGCCGCTGCCCGATCATCGACACCTGGTGGCAGACCGAAACCGGCGCGGCGCTGATCGCCCCGCTGCCCGGCGCGACTGCGCTCAAGCCGGGCAGCGCGACGCGGCCGCTGCCCGGGGTCGATCCGCAGATCGTGGATGCCGAGGGCAATGTCCTGACCGGCCCGACCGAAGGCAATCTGTGCATCGCGCGCAGCTGGCCCGGGCAGATGCGCACCGTATGGGGCGATCACGAGCGCTTCTTCCAGACCTATTTCACCACCTATCCGGGGAAGTATTTCACCGGCGACGGCTGCCGCCGCGACGAGGACGGCTATTACTGGATCACCGGCCGGGTCGACGACGTCATCAATGTAAGTGGCCACCGCATGGGCACCGCCGAAGTCGAAAGCGCGCTGGTGCTCCACGCCAAGGTCGCCGAGGCTGCGGTCGTGGGCATGCCGCACGACATCAAGGGGCAGGGCATCTACGCGTACGTGACACTCAATTCGGGCGAGGAATCCTCCGAGGCGTTGCGCACCGAGCTGCGCAACTGGGTGCGCACCGAGATCGGCCCGATCGCGACGCCCGATGCGATCCAGTTCGCGCCGGGCCTGCCCAAGACGCGTTCAGGCAAGATCATGCGCCGAATCCTGCGCAAGATCGCCGAAGGCGATGTGTCGTCGCTGGGCGATACCTCCACGCTGGCAGACCCCGCTGTGGTCGACGATCTCGTCGCCAACCGCGTGGGGTGA
- a CDS encoding XdhC family protein, translated as MADNDSVLAAARAWKGGRMALATVVSTWGSAPRPRGSHMLVHADGRFEGSVSGGCVESDILATAADVIAGAPAAVRSYGVEDAAAWEVGLPCGGRIEVLVQPVSEAGFAPGLFDAIDTARAEGRSLDIATDLGTGRSGAGGDFVNRYDPPRRLLIVGAVQIAQALAGLAREMGIATVVIDPRGRFLTPERFPQVMLDDRWPDEAVNSLRPDAATAVVTLSHDPKIDDPALIAALAYPTGYVAALGSRRSQAARLERLAAAGMSPENLARIEGPAGLDLGAIGPAEIALSIAASMVRTFHAHA; from the coding sequence GTGGCGGACAATGACAGCGTGCTGGCGGCCGCCCGCGCGTGGAAGGGCGGGCGGATGGCGCTCGCGACGGTCGTTTCGACCTGGGGCTCCGCACCGCGCCCGCGCGGCAGCCACATGCTGGTGCATGCGGACGGCCGGTTCGAGGGATCTGTCTCCGGCGGGTGCGTCGAGAGCGACATCCTCGCCACCGCCGCCGATGTGATCGCGGGTGCGCCGGCGGCGGTGCGCAGCTATGGCGTCGAGGATGCGGCGGCGTGGGAAGTCGGGCTGCCGTGCGGTGGGCGCATCGAGGTGCTGGTGCAGCCGGTGAGCGAGGCGGGGTTCGCGCCCGGCCTGTTCGACGCGATCGATACGGCGCGGGCCGAGGGACGCTCGCTCGACATCGCGACCGATCTGGGCACCGGGCGGAGCGGCGCGGGCGGAGACTTCGTCAATCGCTACGATCCGCCGCGCCGGTTGCTGATCGTCGGCGCGGTGCAGATCGCGCAGGCGCTGGCGGGGCTGGCGCGCGAAATGGGGATCGCGACGGTGGTAATCGATCCGCGAGGGAGATTTTTGACGCCCGAGCGGTTTCCCCAGGTGATGCTGGACGACCGCTGGCCCGACGAGGCCGTCAATTCGCTGAGGCCCGACGCCGCGACTGCCGTGGTGACGCTGAGCCACGATCCCAAGATCGACGATCCGGCGCTGATCGCGGCGCTTGCGTATCCGACCGGCTATGTCGCGGCCCTGGGGTCGCGACGCAGCCAGGCGGCGCGGCTGGAGCGGCTGGCGGCAGCGGGCATGTCGCCCGAAAATCTGGCGCGGATCGAGGGGCCTGCCGGTCTCGACCTCGGCGCGATCGGCCCGGCCGAGATCGCGCTGTCGATCGCCGCGTCGATGGTCAGGACCTTCCATGCTCACGCCTGA
- a CDS encoding efflux RND transporter periplasmic adaptor subunit — MADQKLNEFLGEKPAPWWRRYMRWIIIGFVVIASVLLLSRCFGGSEEVQYATQAVERGNLTVTVSATGKLAPTNQVQVGSELSGLVEKVYVDVNDRVTKGQALAVIDTARLDDAITQSAAALNAAQATVAQNQATVAEAQAQLARLQEVSRLSGGRVPAKVEMEQAQAALARAIANVRAAQANVVSARAALSSNQTQRNRAVIRSPVNGVVLARQIDAGQTVASSFNTPTLFVIAEDLSNMELQVAIDEADVGEVKDGQPATFTVDAFPGRTFPARITRVDLGSNLSAQTTTTTSTTTGQVVSYAAILSVSNPEQQLRPGMTATAEITTKAQPNVLLVPNAALRFTPAAPTTGSTASSGGITGALAPPRRQRGNAEKTATTKRGAQQTVYILGDDGKPQAVQVTTGDTNGSVTEITGGDLKPGMKVITGQLASGNSGQTKGGGQRRQGSGGQGGGQRGTGG, encoded by the coding sequence ATGGCTGATCAGAAGCTCAACGAATTCCTCGGCGAAAAGCCCGCGCCCTGGTGGCGGCGCTACATGCGCTGGATCATCATCGGCTTCGTCGTGATCGCCAGCGTGCTGCTCCTGTCGCGCTGCTTCGGCGGCAGCGAGGAAGTGCAATATGCGACGCAGGCGGTCGAGCGCGGCAATTTGACCGTCACCGTCTCCGCCACCGGCAAGCTCGCGCCGACCAATCAGGTTCAGGTCGGCTCCGAACTCTCGGGTCTGGTCGAGAAGGTCTATGTCGACGTCAACGATCGCGTGACCAAGGGTCAGGCGCTGGCAGTGATCGATACCGCGCGCCTCGACGATGCGATCACCCAGAGCGCCGCCGCGCTGAACGCTGCGCAGGCTACCGTCGCGCAGAATCAGGCGACGGTCGCGGAGGCACAGGCCCAGCTTGCCCGGCTTCAGGAAGTCAGCCGCCTGTCGGGCGGACGCGTTCCCGCCAAGGTCGAGATGGAGCAGGCACAGGCCGCGCTTGCCCGCGCGATCGCCAATGTCCGCGCCGCGCAGGCCAATGTCGTTTCGGCGCGCGCCGCACTGTCGTCGAACCAGACCCAGCGCAACCGCGCGGTCATCCGCTCGCCCGTCAACGGTGTGGTGCTGGCGCGCCAGATCGACGCGGGCCAGACCGTCGCATCTTCGTTCAACACCCCGACCCTGTTCGTGATCGCCGAAGACCTGTCGAACATGGAGCTGCAGGTCGCGATCGACGAAGCCGATGTCGGCGAAGTGAAGGACGGCCAGCCCGCGACCTTCACCGTCGACGCCTTCCCCGGTCGCACCTTCCCCGCGCGGATCACGCGCGTCGATCTCGGCTCCAACCTCTCAGCCCAGACGACCACGACGACCAGCACCACCACCGGGCAGGTCGTCTCCTATGCCGCGATCCTCAGCGTCTCCAATCCCGAACAGCAGTTGCGCCCCGGCATGACCGCCACGGCGGAGATCACCACCAAGGCGCAGCCGAACGTCCTGCTGGTGCCCAATGCCGCGCTGCGCTTCACGCCTGCCGCTCCGACGACGGGCAGCACCGCCTCGTCCGGCGGCATCACCGGCGCACTCGCCCCCCCCCGCCGCCAACGCGGCAATGCGGAGAAGACCGCGACGACGAAGCGCGGCGCGCAGCAGACCGTCTATATCCTCGGCGACGACGGCAAACCGCAGGCGGTGCAGGTGACGACCGGCGACACCAACGGATCGGTCACCGAAATCACCGGCGGCGACCTCAAGCCCGGCATGAAGGTCATCACCGGCCAGCTCGCCAGCGGCAATAGCGGCCAGACCAAGGGCGGCGGCCAGCGCCGCCAGGGGTCGGGCGGTCAGGGTGGAGGCCAGCGTGGCACCGGCGGCTGA
- a CDS encoding efflux transporter outer membrane subunit, whose translation MVRRPIALLLATALPLTACTVGPDYRPKSATELGVPDTYSVAANPQNPEDLTRWWSRFDDPMLGKLVEQGRTANLDVAQAVTRLRQARESLVQSRASLLPTISGSAGYSRNLSIAGSNFSTQNDNFSIGADASYQVDLFGGVRRGVEASRAALEAAGFDYASVLVSVQGEIARNYVLARLAQLQLANARDSLAIQDDNLEIAGFRVQAGLVSSLDAEQARAARAQTAASIPTIEASYNGFVSRLGVLTGQAPGALKAEMEAVRPIPKGPASVAVGIPADTLRQRPDIRLAERNLAAATARIGVAQSQLYPALSIGGSLDSGGGALSTVFDAISGRLFAGLAQTIFDGGRLRSQVRSNEAAAEGAFLSYKQTILTGLEDVENAIVSLSAAQERARQFAIAYEAANNSAILSRMQYRSGLTDFTTLNTAESQLLSARNGLAQAQADQATALIQLYLALGGGWDISSIPETGARNG comes from the coding sequence ATGGTCAGACGCCCAATCGCCCTGCTCCTCGCCACTGCACTGCCGCTTACGGCCTGCACGGTCGGCCCGGACTATCGCCCGAAAAGCGCGACCGAACTCGGCGTGCCCGATACCTATTCGGTCGCAGCGAACCCGCAGAATCCCGAGGACCTGACTCGCTGGTGGTCGCGCTTCGACGATCCGATGCTGGGCAAGCTGGTCGAACAGGGGCGCACCGCCAATCTCGACGTGGCGCAGGCCGTCACCCGGCTGCGCCAGGCCCGCGAATCGCTGGTCCAGTCGCGCGCCTCGCTGCTGCCCACGATCAGCGGATCGGCGGGCTATTCGCGCAACCTGTCCATCGCCGGCTCCAACTTCTCGACCCAGAACGACAATTTCTCGATCGGCGCGGACGCCAGCTATCAGGTCGATCTGTTCGGCGGCGTGCGGCGCGGCGTCGAAGCCTCGCGCGCCGCGCTCGAGGCGGCCGGGTTCGACTATGCGAGCGTGCTGGTCTCGGTGCAGGGCGAGATCGCCCGCAACTATGTCCTTGCGCGCCTCGCCCAGCTCCAGCTCGCCAATGCGCGCGACAGCCTCGCCATTCAGGACGACAATCTGGAGATCGCCGGTTTTCGCGTTCAGGCCGGGCTGGTCTCGTCGCTCGACGCCGAACAGGCCCGCGCAGCCCGCGCCCAGACCGCGGCGTCGATCCCGACGATCGAAGCCAGCTACAACGGCTTCGTCTCGCGCCTCGGCGTGCTGACGGGGCAGGCCCCCGGCGCGCTCAAGGCCGAGATGGAAGCCGTTCGGCCTATTCCCAAGGGGCCCGCCAGCGTCGCCGTGGGCATTCCCGCCGATACGCTGCGCCAGCGCCCCGATATCCGGCTGGCCGAACGCAATCTCGCCGCCGCCACCGCGCGGATCGGCGTGGCGCAGTCGCAGCTCTATCCCGCGCTGTCGATCGGCGGCAGTCTCGATTCGGGCGGCGGCGCGCTCTCCACGGTGTTCGACGCGATCAGCGGACGCCTGTTCGCCGGCCTCGCGCAGACGATCTTCGACGGCGGACGCCTGCGCAGCCAGGTCCGGTCGAACGAAGCGGCGGCGGAAGGCGCGTTCCTTTCGTACAAGCAGACGATCCTGACCGGCCTCGAGGATGTCGAGAATGCGATCGTCTCGCTGAGCGCGGCGCAGGAGCGGGCGCGCCAGTTCGCCATCGCCTACGAAGCCGCCAACAACTCGGCGATCCTCTCGCGGATGCAATACCGCTCGGGTCTCACCGATTTCACCACCCTCAACACCGCCGAGTCGCAACTGCTCTCGGCCCGAAACGGCCTCGCACAGGCGCAGGCCGATCAGGCGACCGCCCTGATCCAGCTCTATCTGGCGCTGGGCGGCGGCTGGGACATTTCCTCCATTCCCGAAACGGGCGCACGCAATGGCTGA
- a CDS encoding glycerophosphodiester phosphodiesterase encodes MKGESKVILIAHRGASGERPEHTLLSYELAIKQGADFIEPDLVPTRDGHLVARHENEISETTDIAQHPEFAMRRTTKTIDGVAIKGWFTEDFTLAELRTLRARERLPQLRPANKAWDGQAVIPTFEEVIALAKKASAETGRTIGIYPETKHPAYFASIGLPLEARLVAALKTAGWDRADAPVFIQSFEVENLRQLHGMTRVRLIQLVKPGAAPADRAFPSYEAMVTPEGLRAVAAYAYGIGPEKTMILPANGPATSLVADAHAAGLKVHPWTFRAENIFLNTAFRTGTNPAEHGDLAAEILSYLELGVDGFFTDYPYIGFQARETYRSSAR; translated from the coding sequence ATGAAGGGGGAGTCCAAAGTCATTCTGATCGCGCATCGCGGGGCCAGCGGCGAGCGGCCCGAGCACACCTTGCTGTCGTACGAACTGGCCATCAAACAGGGCGCGGATTTCATCGAACCCGATCTGGTGCCGACCAGGGACGGACACCTCGTCGCCCGGCACGAGAACGAGATTTCCGAAACCACCGACATCGCGCAGCATCCCGAATTTGCGATGCGCCGCACGACCAAGACGATTGACGGCGTGGCGATCAAGGGCTGGTTCACCGAGGATTTCACCCTCGCCGAACTCCGCACCCTGCGCGCCAGGGAACGCCTTCCCCAGCTTCGCCCGGCCAACAAGGCATGGGACGGACAGGCGGTGATCCCGACGTTCGAAGAAGTCATCGCGCTCGCGAAAAAGGCCAGCGCGGAGACTGGGCGCACCATCGGGATCTATCCCGAAACCAAGCACCCCGCCTATTTCGCGTCGATCGGCCTGCCGCTGGAAGCGCGCCTTGTCGCAGCGTTGAAGACCGCCGGCTGGGACCGCGCCGACGCCCCGGTCTTCATCCAGTCGTTCGAAGTCGAAAATCTCCGCCAGCTCCACGGCATGACCCGCGTGCGGCTGATCCAGCTGGTCAAGCCCGGCGCGGCGCCGGCCGATCGCGCCTTTCCCAGCTATGAAGCGATGGTCACGCCAGAGGGCCTGCGCGCCGTCGCTGCCTATGCTTATGGGATCGGTCCGGAGAAGACGATGATCCTGCCTGCCAATGGCCCCGCGACCAGCCTCGTCGCCGATGCCCATGCCGCCGGCCTGAAAGTCCATCCCTGGACCTTCCGCGCCGAGAATATCTTCCTCAACACCGCCTTCCGCACCGGCACCAATCCGGCCGAGCATGGCGATCTCGCCGCCGAAATCTTGTCATACCTTGAACTTGGCGTGGACGGATTCTTCACGGATTATCCGTACATAGGGTTCCAGGCGAGGGAGACCTACCGGTCCTCCGCGCGTTGA
- a CDS encoding ABC transporter ATP-binding protein: MRGVTKVYGAGATEFQALKGIDLDIQAGDFVAVMGPSGSGKSTTMNILGCLDVPSGGEFLFKDVHVERLDRDQRALLRRKYLGFVFQGFNLLSRTSALENVELPLLYRGDSKTTRRDTAMAALDKVGLKDWWDHTPAELSGGQQQRVAIARAIVTNPDVLLADEPTGNLDSERSVEIMELLTGLNRDSGITVLMVTHEPDMAAFARTIIHFKDGLVERIEAGEAAGVSA, encoded by the coding sequence ATGCGCGGCGTGACCAAGGTCTATGGCGCCGGCGCCACCGAGTTTCAGGCGCTGAAGGGCATCGATCTTGACATTCAGGCCGGCGATTTCGTCGCGGTGATGGGGCCTTCGGGTTCGGGCAAGTCGACGACGATGAACATTCTGGGCTGTCTCGATGTGCCTTCGGGCGGCGAGTTCCTGTTCAAGGACGTGCATGTCGAACGGCTCGACCGCGATCAGCGCGCGCTGCTCCGCCGCAAATATCTCGGCTTCGTGTTTCAGGGGTTCAACCTGCTCTCGCGCACTTCGGCGCTGGAGAATGTCGAGCTGCCCCTGCTCTATCGCGGCGACAGCAAGACCACGCGCCGCGACACCGCGATGGCTGCGCTCGACAAGGTGGGGCTGAAGGACTGGTGGGATCACACCCCGGCCGAACTGTCCGGCGGCCAGCAGCAGCGCGTGGCGATCGCGCGCGCCATCGTCACCAATCCCGACGTGCTGCTCGCCGACGAACCGACCGGCAACCTCGATTCCGAACGCTCGGTCGAGATCATGGAATTGCTCACCGGCCTCAACCGCGACAGCGGCATCACCGTGCTGATGGTCACCCACGAGCCCGACATGGCGGCGTTCGCGCGCACCATCATCCATTTCAAGGACGGGCTGGTCGAACGGATCGAAGCCGGCGAAGCGGCGGGAGTAAGCGCCTGA